Genomic segment of Myxococcus stipitatus:
CCGTGGGTCCTGGGCCTCGAGCGCGCGCTGGTAGGCCCCCGAGCGGATGGTGCCCTGCGTGCCGATGACGCCCACGCCGCCGCCCTGGGTGCGCGCCAGCGCCGCCTGGGCGCCCGGACCAATCACGCCCACCACCGGCACAGGCAGCGCCGCCTCCAGCGCGGGCAGCGCCACGGACGACGCCGTGTTGCACGCCACCACGAGCAGCTTGATGCCTCGCTCAAGGAGGAACTCCGCGTTCTTCAGCGAGTAGCGCGTCACCACCTCGCCGGACTTGGTGCCGTAGGGAACGCGCGCCGTGTCCCCCAGATACACCGTGCTCTCATGGGGGAGGTGCTCCATGAGCGACTTGAGGACCGTGAGCCCTCCAACACCTGAATCGAAGACACCAATGGGACTGTGGCTGGCTTGCCGCATGCCCGGTGTCCCTATCACGTTTGGTGCCAACACCACGGCCCGCCCCAAAGCCAAAGAGGGCCGGAGCCATGGGCTCCGACCCTCTTGTTCACCCCACGAGCGAGTGAGCTCGGGCTACCGGGGGAACATCGACACGAGCAGCGCGTTCTGCGGCCCCGGGAACTGGTGCCCCACGATGTCGACGTACACGCTGTCGTCCACCGAGAAGTACTCCACGCCCGTGCTCGTCCGCGCCTTCATCTCCACCTCGTAGCGGCCCGGACGGAGGAACTCGAAGACCACCGGCGCGTCGTTGCAGCCGTGCCGGTCGCCGACGATGCCGTACACCCACTCGCCGGTGAAGACGTCGCGGAAGTTGATGGCCACCTCGGAGATGCCCGCCTGGGAGCAGCTCTGCGCCGAACCACCCGAGCGCAGCTCCCACTTGATGGACGCCCCGCCAATCACCCACATCCTGGCCACCACCGTCTTCGTCTCGCCGGACCGGACCGAGAACCGGCTGGTGTAGTGGTACCAGGGACGCCCCTGCCCATCGATGGCGACCAGCTGCAGGTCGTGGTCGCCCGGGGTCAGCGACGGCGTGGTGACACCCACCCCCACGCGCCCCTCCGAGCAGCTGAAGCGCACCCACTGGCCCCCATCCACGCGGGCATCCACCGACGCCACTCCTGCCTGGCCACAGCCCACCGCGCTGCTCCCCGCCTCGAACTCCCACTGGATGGACGCAAAGCTGGCGGTGCTGCGCAGCGTGGCGGTGTAGGACGTCGGCTCACCGTAGCGGGTCGAGAAGCGGCCCACGTGGCTGTAGAGCGTGCGCCGCTGGGAATCGAGGCCGACGAGCTCCAGGTTGTGCTCGCCCGGCTCCAGGTACGGCGTCTTGATGCTGTTGCCACCGAAGCCCTGCGCGCAGTCGAAGCGCGCCCACTCGCCCCCATC
This window contains:
- the murI gene encoding glutamate racemase codes for the protein MRQASHSPIGVFDSGVGGLTVLKSLMEHLPHESTVYLGDTARVPYGTKSGEVVTRYSLKNAEFLLERGIKLLVVACNTASSVALPALEAALPVPVVGVIGPGAQAALARTQGGGVGVIGTQGTIRSGAYQRALEAQDPRVRVKARACPLFVPLAEEGWTTGDVPMLTAREYLGEFARDGVDTLVLGCTHYPLLKGVIQEVVGPRVALVDSAEATAQAVVALLEGMELLAPATSMPSHTYFVTDVPERFTEVGARFLGRPIASAEQVDLKF